The segment TGCAGCGGGATTCGGTAGGGGGGGATTGGGTGCAGCGGGATTTGGTAGAGGGGGATTGAGTGCAGCGGCATTCGGTAAAGGGGGATTGGGTGCAGCGGGATTCGGTATAGGGGGATTGGGTGCAGCGGGATTCAGTAGAGGGGGATTGGGTGCAGCGGATTCGGTAAAGGGGGATTGGGGACAGCGGGATTCGGTAGGGGGGGATTGGGGACAGCGGGATTCGGTAGAGGGGGATTGGGTGCAGCGGGATTCAGCAGAGGTGGATTAGGTGCAGCGGGATTCAGTAGAGGTGGATTAGGTGCAGCGGGATTCAGTAGAGGTGGATTGAGTGCAGCGGGATTCAATAGAGGTGGATTGGGTACAGCGGGATTCAGTAGAGGGGAAGGGGATTGGGTGCAACAGGATTTGGTAGAGGGAGATTAGGTGCAGCGGGATTCGGTGGAGAAGGATTGGGTGCAGCAGAATTTTGTAGAGGATTGGGTGCAGCGGGATTCGGTAAACGTGAAAGAGCATTGGGCGGCATCCAATCGAGGTGGATTGGGTGCAGTAGAATTCGGTAGAGGGGGATTGCGTGCAGCAGGATTCGATAGAGGTCGAGGCGGATTTGGTACGGTGGGATTCAGTAGAGGGGGATTGGATACAGCGGTATTTAGTAGAGGGGGATTGGATGCAGCGGGATTCAGTAGAGTTGGATTTGATGCAGCGGGATTTGGTAGAGGGGGATTGGGTGCAGCGGGATTCAGTAGAGGATTGGGTGCAGCGGGATTCGGTAGAGGTGGATTGGATGCAGAGGGATTCAGTTAATGTGGATTGGGTACAGCGGGATTCAGTAGAAGGGGATTGGGTACAGCGAGATTCAGTAGAGGTGGATTGGGTGCAGTGGGATTCAGTAGAGGGGATTGGGTGCAGCGGGATTCAGTAAAGGGGGATTGGGTGCAGCAGGATTCAGTAGAGGGGGATTGGGTACAGCGGAATTAGGTAAAGGTGGAGGGGCATTGGGTGCAGAGGGATTCGGTAGAGGGGGATTGGGTGCAGCGGGATTCAGTAGAGGAGGATTGGGTGCAGCGGGATTCGGTAGAGGTGGATTGGATGCAGAGGGATTCAGTAGATGTGGATTGGGTACAGCGGGATTCAGTAGAAGGGGATTGGGTACAGCGAGATTCAGTAGAGGTGGATTGGGTGCAGCGGGATTCAGTAGAGTGGGATTGGGTGCAGCGGGATTCAGTAGAGGGGGATTGGGTGCAGCGGATTCGGTAAAGGGGGATTGGGTGCAGTGGGATTCGGTAAAGGGGGATTGGGTGCAGCGGGATTCGGTAGAGGGGGATTGGGTGCAGCGGGATTCGGTAGAGGGGGATTGGGTGCAGCGGGATTCGGTAGAGGGGGATTGGGTGCAGCGGGATTCGGTAGAGGGGGATTGGGTGCAGCGGGATTCGGTAGAGGGGGATTGGGTGCAGCGGGATTCAGTAGAGGGGGATTGGGTGCAGCGGATTCGGTAAAGGGGGATTGGGGATAGCGGGATTCGGTAGGGGGGATTGGGGACAGCGGGATTCGGTAGGGGGGGATTGGGTGCAGCGGGATTGGGTGCAGCGGGATTCAGTAAAGGGGGATTGGGTGCAGCGGGATTCAGTAGAGGGGGATTGGGTGCAGCGGGATTCAGCAGAGGTGGATTAGGTGCAGCGGGATTCAGTAGAGGTGGATTAGGTGCAGCGGGATTCAGTAGAGGTGGATTGGGTGCAGCGGGATTCAATAGAGGTGGATTGGGTACAGCGGGATTCAGTAGAGGGGAAGGGGATTGGGTGCAACAGGATTTGGTAGAGGGAGATTAGGTGCAGCGGGATTCAGTAGAGAAGGATTGGGTGCAGCAGAATTTTGTAGAGGATTGGGTGCAGCGAGATTCGGTAAACGTGAAAGAGCATTGGGCGGCATCCAATCGAGGTGGATTGGGTGCAGTAGAATTCGGTAGAGGGGGATTGCGTGCAGCAGGATTCGATAGAGGTCGAAGCGGATTTGGTACGGTGGGATTCAGTAGAGGGGGATTGGATACAGCGGTATTTAGTAGAGGGGGATTGGATGCAGCGGGATTCAGTAGAGTTGGATTGGATGCAGCGGGATTTGGTAGAGGGGGATTGGGTGCAGCGGGATTCGGTAGAGGTGGATTGGATGCAGAGGGATTCAGTAGATGTGGATTGGGTACAGCGGGATTCAGTAGAAGGGGATTGGGTACAGCGAGATTCAGTAGAGGTGGATTGGGTGCAGCGGGATTCAGTAGAGGGGATTGGGTGCAGCGGGATTCAGTAGAGGGGGATTGGGTGCAGCGGGATTCAGTAGAGGGGGATTGGGTGCAGCGGAATTAGGTAAAGGTGGAGGGGCATTGGGTGCAGAGGGATTCGGTAGAGGGGGATTGGGTGCAGCGGGATTCAGTAGAGGAGGATTGGGTGCAGCGGGATTCGGTAGAGGTGGATTGGATGCAGAGGGATTCAGTAGATGTGGATTGGGTACAGCGGGATTCAGTAGAAGGGGATTGGGTACAGCGAGATTCAGTAGAGGTGGATTGGGTGCAGCGGGATTCAGTAGAGAGGATTGGGTGCAGCGGGATTGAGTGGAGTGGGATTGGGTGCAGCGGGATTCAGTAGAGGGGGATTGGATGCAGCGAGATTCAGTAGAGGGGGATTGGGTGCAGTGGGATTCGGTAGAGGTGGATTGGGTGCAGTGGGATTCAGTAGAGGATTGGGTGCAGCGGGATTCGGTAGAGGTGGATTGGATGCAGAGGGATTCAGTAGATGTGGATTGGGTACAGCGGGATTCAGTAGAAGAGGATTGGGTACAGCGAGATTCAGTAGAGGTGGATTGGGTGCAGCGGGATTCAGTAGAGGGGATTGGGTGCAGCGGGATTCAGTAGAGGGGGATTGGGTGCAGCGGGATTCAGTAGAGGGGAATTGGGTGCAGCGGAATTAGGTAAAGGTGGAGGGGCATTGGGTGCAGAGGGATTCGGTAGAGGGGGATTGGGTGCAGCGGGATTCAGTAAAGGAGGATTGGGTGCAGCGGGATTCGGTAGAGGTGGATTGGATGCAGAGGGATTCAGTAGATGTGGATTGGGTACAGCGGGATTCAGTAGAAAGGGATTGGGTACAGCGAGATTCAGTAGAGGTGGATTGGGTGCAGCGGGATTCAGTAGAGTGGGATTGGGTGCAGCGGGATTCAGTAGAGGGGGATTGTATGCAGCGAGATTCAGTAGAGGGGGATTGGGTGCAGTGGGATTCGGTAGAGGTGGATTGGGTGCAGTGGGATTCAGTAGAGGGGGATTGGGTACAGCAGGATTCGGTAGAGGTGGATTGGGTGCAGTGGGATTCGGTAGAGGAGGATTGGGTGCAGTGGGATTCAGTAGAGGTGGATTGAGTGCAGTGGGATTCGGTAGAGGTGGATTGGGTGCAGCGGGATTCGGTAGAGGTGGATTGGGTGCAGTGGGATTCGGTAGAGGGGGATTGGGTGCAGTGGGAATCGGTAGAGGTGGATTGGGTGCAGTGGGATTCGGTAGAGGAGGATTGTGTACAGCGGGATTCGGTAGAGGTGGATTGGGTGCAGCGGGATTCGGTAGAGGTGGATTGGGTGCAGCGGGATTCGGTAGAGGTGGATTGGGTGCAGTGGAATTCGGTAGAGGAGGATTGGGTGCAGTGGGATTCGGTAGAGGGGGATTGAGTGCAGTGGGAATCAGTAGAGGTGGATTGGGTGCAGTGGGATTCGGTAGAGGAGGATTGGGTATAGCGGGATTCGGTAGAGGTGGATTGGGTGCAGCGGGATTCGGTAGAGGTGGATTGGGTGCAGCGGGATTCGGTAGGGGTGGATTGGGTGCAGCGGGATTCGGTAGAGGTGGATTGGGTGCAGTGGAATTCGGTAGAGGAGGATTGGGTGCAGTGGGATTCAGTAGAGGTGGATTGGGTGCAGTGGGATTCGGTAGAGGTGGATTGGGTGCAGCGGGATTCGGTAGAGGTGGATTGGGTGCAGCGGGATTCGGTAGAGGTGGATTGGGTGCAGTGGGATTCGGTAGAGGAGGATTGGGTACAGCGGGATTCGGTAGAGGTGGATTGGGTGCAGCGGGATTCGGTAGAGGTGGATTGGGTGCAGCAGGATTCGGTAGAGGAGGATTGGGTGCAGTGGGATGCAGTAGAGGTGGATTGGGTGCAGTGGGATTCGGTATCGGTAGATTGGGTGCAGTGGGATTCGGTAGAGGTGGATTGAGTGCAGCGGGATTCAGTAGAGGTGGATTTAATGGGGGGGGCAGACATCGATTTGCACATGATTCCATTGGACGTCTCTTATGGCGGTGTGAGTGTGGACACAGAGCACAGACACGTGACCGTTAAGGCCATGGCTTCCCCTTTACACATAGCTTTATTACTTGCTGGCATAGACAGGAGAGGCTAGTCTGTGGCGTGAGGGTGGAGGGGCACCAGTGTGGCGCACACAGTGTGGAGTCATGGGAGACACGTGGCCACTTGGAAGGCCCCGTCTGCCGTGTGCTGTGCGCTGTGATCCTGGAGCTGAGCCAGTTCGTGGAAGCGCTCCCCGCACCACAGGCACTTGTAGTGCTGCTCCCGATTGTGGACGCTCTGATGTTTGTTCAGATGTTCCCTCTGTTTGAAGCTTTTGTCGCAGGACGGGCACTTGTACGGCTTCTCGCCCGTGTGCACTCGTCGGTGTCTCTGCAGGTCAGACGCATATTTGAATCGTTTCTCACAGTCTGGACATTTGAGAGGTTTGTCCCTGGCGGGATCGCACCGATGCTGCACGAACTcggaggaggagaagaagcggcGCTCGCAGGCTGTGCACCTCAGCGGCTTGTCCGTGCAATGGGCGGCCTGGTGCTTCTGCAGGGCGGAGGCGCGCTTGTAAGTCTTATGACACAAGCTGCACTGGAAGGGTCGCTCTGCGCTGCTGGGCCCGCACTTGTGTCGCAGCAAGTCCTGCGCCTGGTGGTAGCCCTGCTGGCAGGCATTGCACTTGAAGATGCTCTCGGCCCCCTGCTGGCTGAAGGCCATGCTTTTATCACAATAGCTGCAATTGTCCGGCTCCTCTGCCTTGTGGGTACGCCGGTGCCTCATGAGGGCATACTGTTGCTTAAAACTCATCTGACACAGATCACAATGGAAAGGGCGTTCCTCGCTGTGCGTGCGCTCGTGCTGTCTGAGGTCTGACGGACGGCGGAATGCCTTCTGACAGGAAGCACAGCGGAAGGGCCGCTCCCCGGCCGGCGTGCATGGGTGCTGCAGTAACTGGGAAGATTCCTTAAAGCGCAGCTGGCATGTCTGGCACTGGAAGAGCTGCTCGCCTGAGTGGGCAAACATGTGCCGCAGCAGGTGGGAGCGATGCTTGAAGCTTTTCTCACACACGGTGCACTTGTAGGGGCGCTCCGAGCTGTGCGTGCGTTTGTGGTGCACCAGGTGGGAGGACTGGCTGAAGCTCTTATCGCACAGCGTGCACTTGtacggcttctccccagtgtgcacGCGCTCGTGGCGGGACAGTTCTGACAAGTGCTTAAATGGCTTGTGGCACAGGGTGCAGATGAAGGGTCTGTCCATGGAGGCTGGCACAGGTGGGGGGGCACTGGGTAAACAGGCCGTGTCTGCCTCCGCAGGCTTGTACGTCTTTTCACAGATGGAGCATTTTAGCGAGCTGCCATTGTGGGCAGTGTGGTGCTGTGCCAGGGAGGTCAGCAGAGAAAAGCCCATCTTACAAACTCCACACACAAAGGGTTTCTGCTCCACCTGCGTGCACTGGTGCTCCAGAAGGTCAGTGGCCTGGTGAAAGATCTTCAGGCACTGCGTGCACTGGAAGGAGCGCTCGTGGCTGGCGGACGGCATGCACTGGTGGTCCTGCGGGTTTGCCAGATTGCTCAGGTCGTGACCACACAGCACACACTTATGTAGAGGCTCAGCAGGAGGTAGAGGAGGGTGAGGGATCCCCAGCTCCGGCTGCACCAGAATGCCGTACACGGCACAGCCCAATGGGTTCTCCGAGGAGGCTGCGCTGGCGATGGGATGCAGCTGCTGCGGGGATGGCTGCAAGGACGAAGGAGGCGCCTGTGCAGGAGCCCAGCCCGCGGACATAATGGGGCCAGGAACACGCCTTCAACGCAAAACGGGCTGGTGCTATGGACACTTCTCTGGCGGGAGAACCTCTGCGCGACCAGGTCACGCCATCTTCTGGAGGACCTCTGCACTGCGAGATCACGCTATCTTCTGGAGGACCTCTGCACTGCGAGATCACGCCATCTTCTGGAGGACCTCTGCGCTGCGAGATCACGCCATCTTCTGGAGGACCTCTGCGCTGCGAGATCACGCCATCTTCTGGAGGACCTCTGCGCTGCGAGATCACGCCATCTTCTGGAGGAATCTGCAAGAAAAGAGCAAGTCTGAACCGGGGCagagaagtatatatatatatatatatatatatatatacacatgacagTAGGGGGATTATACAcaggcagtatatatatatatacacgacagTAGGGGGATTATACAcaggcagtatatatatatacacatgacagTAGGGGGATTATACACaggcagtatatgtatatatatatacatgacagTAGGGAGAGTATACAcaggcagtatatatatacatgacAGTAGGGAGACTATACAcaggcagtatatatatatatacacgacagTAGGGGGATTATACAcaggcagtatatatatatatacatgacagTAGGGGGATTATTATACAcaggcagtatatatatatatatacagttaagtccagaaatatttggacagtgacacaagttttgttattttagctgtttacaaaaacatgttcagaaatacaattctatatataatatgggctgaaagtgcacactcccagctgcaatatgagagttttcacatccaaatcggagaaagagtttaggaatcatagctctgtaatgcatagcctcctctttttcaagggaccaaaagtaattggacaagggactctaagggctgcaattaactctgaaggcgtctccctcgttaacctgtaatcaatgaagtagttaaaaggtctggggttgattacaggtgtgtggttttgcatttggaagctgttgctgtgaccagacaacatgcggtctaaggaactctcaattgaggtgaagcagaacatcctgaggctgaaaaaaaa is part of the Anomaloglossus baeobatrachus isolate aAnoBae1 unplaced genomic scaffold, aAnoBae1.hap1 Scaffold_142, whole genome shotgun sequence genome and harbors:
- the ZNF319 gene encoding zinc finger protein 319 codes for the protein MSAGWAPAQAPPSSLQPSPQQLHPIASAASSENPLGCAVYGILVQPELGIPHPPLPPAEPLHKCVLCGHDLSNLANPQDHQCMPSASHERSFQCTQCLKIFHQATDLLEHQCTQVEQKPFVCGVCKMGFSLLTSLAQHHTAHNGSSLKCSICEKTYKPAEADTACLPSAPPPVPASMDRPFICTLCHKPFKHLSELSRHERVHTGEKPYKCTLCDKSFSQSSHLVHHKRTHSSERPYKCTVCEKSFKHRSHLLRHMFAHSGEQLFQCQTCQLRFKESSQLLQHPCTPAGERPFRCASCQKAFRRPSDLRQHERTHSEERPFHCDLCQMSFKQQYALMRHRRTHKAEEPDNCSYCDKSMAFSQQGAESIFKCNACQQGYHQAQDLLRHKCGPSSAERPFQCSLCHKTYKRASALQKHQAAHCTDKPLRCTACERRFFSSSEFVQHRCDPARDKPLKCPDCEKRFKYASDLQRHRRVHTGEKPYKCPSCDKSFKQREHLNKHQSVHNREQHYKCLWCGERFHELAQLQDHSAQHTADGAFQVATCLP